TCGTATATAcgcaacaatttataatcttccgataagaatttaataatcttaaattttaacaatactatagtcttatatatatatttccattttataatgatcacttgaagaatataatatttaattttactctaagaaaattataatcttttatttgaaaaatatattattttctatccaacattttttcttttccattcaagaaaattattcttaaataataagaatatttttttcttggttGAACTATATAAAATGACTTCATTCAAGCCAGTTTTCTTCgtttaaagcaatataatctcatttcaagattttcatgttaaaaataaagatatttttaaaataagaatatcttttttttccgtgtaaaaaaagaaagaataagtataaaaaatatgctggATGGATGGAAAATAAATAGACTTTTATCGAAACGTACTTTACAGGAAacttgtattattaaattatattttctattaatttttatttttataattaatttaaattgaaatattgcataattatctTTTCACTCATTAATTTGAAGCGATATCTTCACGATTCTTTCGGAGCGTTTCGATAGCACGCGGTCGTTTCTGCTCCGTCAGCTTCGCATTATTCTTCGAAGTCGCTTCTATTTGATAACTGTGCACTACACGTAGACATGTAAATGTACTCGTTCACGATGAATCAGAGTCGTATACAAGGTGTGcactgaaaataaaagtagGAGGGATGTTTTTCTCCGTGACGTGAAATCGATTCTTCAGTGAAACCCCGAAGGAAAGTCTCGCTGCGGAATGTCGTTTCTACAGCACTTGACTTGAAATTCAAGTTTTCTTCAAGATTTCGAGCGCATTgaacaagaaaaaatagatgatcttcaatttcttttcaaattaaaataatataatcaagtCTGAAggcaaattgaattaaatgaaCTGAATGTAACTCTCGCATCTCTGCGTtaagacaccctgtatatcggGAGGAACCCCGGCGCATCCGCAGAATCAGCCCCTCGCCGTCGGCGTCGGCGGTGCGGCGGCGTCGTGACGCCGGCGCAGACGGCCGGATCAATCCCGCGTTCGCTTTCCTTCGCACTTCCCGAGCCTCGGACAAGCCTCGACGTGGTCGAAGTCGCGGGGGTGCGAGCGAGAACGAGCGCGAGGAACGGAAGACGCGGGGgtgtcgacgacgacgacgacgacgacgacgacggcgacaaACGTCGGTGCGCCGCCGCGCGTTTCCTCGAGACCGTCGTATGCCATCCTTACGATGTGACGGGTCACGGAGAAGAGGCTCTTTCTCTACCGTCGAGAACAACGCTCTTTCCGCGccggttaaaaaaaatatatattcggaACATGACGACGTGAACGCCGACGAGGTGGGCGGCCGTCAATCCCCGTGAGAGAGATCGATCGACGACCGGCTGGGTGACATTGGCCCGCTAGCAGCACCATGGAGTACCGGTGCGGCAGCACGAGATGCGAGGACGACTCGCTGGAGAACGAGAAGGGCACCGGCGTTGCGGTAAGGGTTGCCCGAGATCTGCGATAGAGCTCCGTCTTTCCCCGAATTCGCCTCTTTGAGGACCCTCGCGAGTCGACGAAGGTGTTTACTATGCGTGTGACAATCTTGTGAAATAGTtgttaatagtattaaaatgTTACTTGTCAAGTGGCACGATAGATCTTAGAACAGTTTGAAATCGATATAGTCAATTCAAACTTTAACTTGGATGCAAAATGATCTCTGATCTCTCGATAAAAGCGTGATGATGGACGCgagaagtttttttatttttaaaaattaattaaaatatatcaaatctaaacagttaaaaatacgaaagataagtattttaatcataaaaaatatataatgatctTTAATGCCTCTTAAATTTCGTCATTTTTAGTAACATTTATTACACGAcagttttatgtattttttacatggCGAAACGTGCAAGAGACATGTTGGTGCTATACGCGCAATCATTTGAGCGACGTCTTCACGGTCGATTCGCTGCGGTCGCGAAATCGCGCGACACTCGCATCGCCTTCTCGGTTTTCACGTGTCGAGCGCGATGATTTGAGGCTTCGTGCGTCTTCACGGACGCGCCCGAGGCGCGAGCACAATCTCAGATTCGTCGGATCGCCGTCGCGGTTACTCTATTTCTGGAGTTCAAACCGGGTTACCCCGTATAGCTGCATGGATGGCCCGAGACGACACTCGGACTCGGCAAGTCGCACGGCCGTGCACGGCCCGATCGAAGCTGTTGCGTCGTTGGTCGGTTTCAGGCTCCGATCAGCATGAACGGTGCTCGCAATTGTGTACATTGTTTCGGACGGGGAGTTTTGTCCGCGGTAGGATGCGCTATCGGTCCCGCGTCGTTATATAATGTGCGTCTGTATAGGAATATCGATTAATATTGTTGCAGCCGGGAGAGCCACGTAGAAAGTTGGTCGGTCAAACCCTCGGACTGTGCGGTACGTGTGCGCATTTTGCCGGATGCGGATTTGGGGAaagtaatgaattaaattaaattgacgaGAGATAAAAATCTGCAATCGTGTGAAACGGCTTAAAATCGTGCGACGAAGTCGGTGGCAAGATTCAGGCCAGCTGTTAAAATTTGATTGCACGGGATATCGATCTCCCTCTGCGGGTATAATCGTCGCGACTGATGCGTGACTAGAAGTTCTATGATAGTCCCACCCCTTACATCTTGACGCAAAGCGCTCTTTGTTCGCGATAGCAATCGAGACGGGTGGAAAGATCATGCGAATAAGAACTTTGTCGTGATAGATGGAACGATTTCTCGCACTTCTACAAATGATCTTGCTTctcgaaataatttcaacgttgaattttacaattcaaagtcttgaaataattgaatgaattattttacactAATAATTCAACGAGGTTAATGTGCGATTTACGccgattttattttcaacaatgcgacattaaattttttttgtgtctttATCACGCTCTACTTTCTTTTAACGAAGGAAATGTTGATTTCAGGGCGACTTACGGGGCTCTTCGAAGCGCAGCTCGTCGCACACGCGCGGCACCGCCATGTCTTTCGGCTTCCGGCGACGACCCACCAGCGGCATCCCGATGCCGATAACGAACTACGCCGCCGCCGGCACCGAGAAGAGCCTGCTGCATCCACGATCGAAATCAGCTGGCCCGGAGCAGGATCGGCGACGGGCGATGGACGACGACGGTAACCACGTGATTCATAACTCGTCGTCCGGCCGTTCGACGCCGCGACTGGCGCCGCCAAAGAAGGATTCGACTGGCATCGGCGTCAGGACAAATCGCTTCGGCTACCGGCAGCCGCAGCCGAGATTCACGAACAAGGTCGGCGATATCTGCAACAGCCACAACATCAGCCACTACAATCAAGAGAAACTGCAGCAGCACCAGCAACAGCAACCGCAACAGGACAACTACTTCGTCAAGCAACAACCGAACAGGGTCGTGCATGCTGCACCGCAGCAACATCTATGCAACACGACGACGCCGGCAAAGTCTCGCTTATTGCCGGCGAACAACGCGGCTTACAGCGGCGGAAATTCAATGCAGCAATACGCGGACGCGAACAGAAGAGTGTCGAGCATTCCGGAACCGATCAGCAGGTACACTCTGCACACCAGTCATCTGCCGTTGCCGCAATACGCCGTGCGGGTGAACGACTCGAACTCCAAGATCGCCAAGACGGTGGCGAACCAGAGCAGGAAGATATCCACGTCGACGTTGAAGGGCTCGGGCAGTTCGAAGGAGGGCTCCATGACTGAGGACTCGGGCGTCAGCAGTCAGCCGGCCGGTCCGGAGGATGAGAGGTTCAGATCGGTGGACTACGCGGACGAGAGCTCGTTAAGAAGACGCGGCGTTGGCCGACCTCGGAATCTGCGTATGGTCGTGAACGGCAAGAGTTTCGATGTCCGCGATGTTCGCGATGACGACAGCACGGTCACGGAGATCTCCGTGATCCCGCTGCCAAAATCATTCGCAAGCGCCGCGGCCAGTCTGAACACTGGCTTTGTACGAGAACGAGCCACGCAGTACCAGCGGATCATGAACAAGGATAATCGTTACACGGACTCAACCGCGTCTATGTCCACCACGTCCTCGGAGGGCTACGACGAGGGTTGTCTGAGCGAGGAGAAGGTTTACAAAGATCGATCGCGCACGGAGAAGATTCCGTCCATCAAGTCGGACTTTAGCCCACCTAGCTCAGACGATCCCGAGTACGGTCACGGCGAGGCCATGGCGGACGAGTACTCGTTGAGCTCCAGCGACGAATGCCAGCGTTCTCACTCGATCATTGCCCAGCACGCGCCGGCAATcggcgccgccgccgtcgctgtCTCTGTGAAGAGCGGCGCGACGCCGAAGAACGCCCTGCGCTCGGTACTGCTCACTATCGAGGATCCGGCATTCGCCGCCGCAGCTGCTAACACGACAACTCTCATAGACGATGAGACTTCACCGGTCGACAGTCTGTTTGACAGCCCCACCGCCAGCATCACTCAGTCGGACGGCAAGCCCTCGAAGAAGGACGAGGAACATCCGCACGAGCGTTCGGACAACACCCTCGAGGACGACAGTCCCGGCACGCCGACGAACGCCTCTAACTCGCTCAGCCTGTCCGAGGGTAGAGAGTTCTTCGACGATGAGATTGCGGATCAGCCTGGATTAATCTTTGACGATAACAACTCAAGAGGGAGGGCCGAGGTGCAGTCCGCCTTGGGGGGTCAAGTAATAACCGAGAATAGCCACACTCTGATCGAGACGAGCTCTAAGATGAGTGAGTACACGTGCTATTCTTGAAATCCTCCTCAAGTGCATCCAAGTCGCTGAGCTCTCATTCATTTCATTCGATTTctagctctctctctctctctctctcttgataAGAGAGTGCTAGTTTAAAGAGAGCAGCAAGCTTGcgtcaataattatatgtttaaaatatttgaagattttttaattgacatAAATTCTGTCACTGacactatttattatttacagatGGTGCGCACATGAAAGGTATAGTGAACAGTCCCCGTCACGGACGACTGCATCGAACGGGAAGCGTAGATACTTTGTCGCCCTGCGAGTCCATTGCCTCGGATGATTTAATGTTGGATTACGACGGTAGCGACGCGAGCTCGTATGAGGAACAACAGCGGTTAGCACTAAACGATGTTGCTTTTAATAAGCGAATTATATGctcaattcaaaatataaatagagataaatcttttttttccgtcgGAATCAAGTTTACACGTCATCGTCATTTTTCAGATTAAATTCCAATCCGGCGTTGCACGAGCTGGATGACGCCACTATAATTTCCGAGCTGGAGGCTCAGGGCGAAGAAGTGATGAGGCAGTGGAGTTCGCTGCTGAGCACCGCGCATATGCAAGAGGAGGCAAATTCCGCCAACAACAATTCCGTCAACAGCACACCGGGTAACAATAACAACCAGACCACCACCGAATCCGGGTGTGTATTCACATTTTTCACTACTCCTCTCTGCTTGCTCGTGACATCCCGTAATGCACGACGCTTCTTCGGTTAACGAAACGTTACCGCGTTATCGG
This window of the Linepithema humile isolate Giens D197 chromosome 1, Lhum_UNIL_v1.0, whole genome shotgun sequence genome carries:
- the LOC105668908 gene encoding serine-rich adhesin for platelets isoform X5, with protein sequence MSFGFRRRPTSGIPMPITNYAAAGTEKSLLHPRSKSAGPEQDRRRAMDDDGNHVIHNSSSGRSTPRLAPPKKDSTGIGVRTNRFGYRQPQPRFTNKVGDICNSHNISHYNQEKLQQHQQQQPQQDNYFVKQQPNRVVHAAPQQHLCNTTTPAKSRLLPANNAAYSGGNSMQQYADANRRVSSIPEPISRYTLHTSHLPLPQYAVRVNDSNSKIAKTVANQSRKISTSTLKGSGSSKEGSMTEDSGVSSQPAGPEDERFRSVDYADESSLRRRGVGRPRNLRMVVNGKSFDVRDVRDDDSTVTEISVIPLPKSFASAAASLNTGFVRERATQYQRIMNKDNRYTDSTASMSTTSSEGYDEGCLSEEKVYKDRSRTEKIPSIKSDFSPPSSDDPEYGHGEAMADEYSLSSSDECQRSHSIIAQHAPAIGAAAVAVSVKSGATPKNALRSVLLTIEDPAFAAAAANTTTLIDDETSPVDSLFDSPTASITQSDGKPSKKDEEHPHERSDNTLEDDSPGTPTNASNSLSLSEGREFFDDEIADQPGLIFDDNNSRGRAEVQSALGGQVITENSHTLIETSSKMNGAHMKGIVNSPRHGRLHRTGSVDTLSPCESIASDDLMLDYDGSDASSYEEQQRLNSNPALHELDDATIISELEAQGEEVMRQWSSLLSTAHMQEEANSANNNSVNSTPGNNNNQTTTESGIGSDRMSRLLRSRSGTESPRSLDNMRSRQVSSPMRTSGSASSCVDSGDEASLRIDRGTYQYMFQDIVSIKTMLLKLKRVLQESGENDFTRAETLNPFENTKNGLFCNLNEGGGGTIDVSTSPGSGGSSIADELADLKRQVVFLQGQVEDRDRTIQTRDRTIELLEVNNELQVSKLQGPKNGDAQSCTLPMRNNNLSTLDMCNATTQTEKTRPVSAGPSLLQSLPQDGVMGPLVSWSDSLDRQRPSLLSEFNSVGSHRKPTERLPHTLRLRQERTPTRRANAHARRHSSESVSGVSIKPKDCTKMPCDSNEADKCESKIEGSAVKSLIPMPRKLRL